The following proteins come from a genomic window of Macaca fascicularis isolate 582-1 chromosome 8, T2T-MFA8v1.1:
- the DEFB1 gene encoding beta-defensin 1 — MRTSYLLLFTLCLLLSEMASGDNFLTGLGHRSDHYNCVRSGGQCLYSACPIYTRIQGTCYHGKAKCCK, encoded by the exons ATGAGAACTTCCTACCTTCTGCTGTTTACTCTCTGCTTACTCTTGTCTGAGATGGCCTCAG GCGATAACTTTCTCACAGGTCTTGGCCACAGATCTGACCATTACAACTGCGTCAGGAGTGGAGGGCAATGTCTCTATTCTGCCTGCCCAATCTATACCAGAATTCAAGGCACCTGTTACCACGGGAAGGCCAAGTGCTGCAAGTGA